Proteins encoded in a region of the Podarcis muralis chromosome 2, rPodMur119.hap1.1, whole genome shotgun sequence genome:
- the LOC114592279 gene encoding zinc finger protein RFP-like — MAAAGGHIQRLRDEATCSICLDYFKDPVTIPECGHNFCRSCLILFWGESEAEASCPQCRKTVQRRSLIPNRQLANFVEIAQNLGLQEGKEEGGKGGVCEDHQEPLKLFCKEDEAPICLVCDKSKEHENHKVIPLKEAFEEYKAEICSRLKILRKEREEILAHQAALDKESKDLLKLTETERLKTAEKFRELRQFLEEQEKRLLTHVEEVEKEIAGKRDEQLARLSRKLSSLERIIQEMEEKRQQPASELLQDVRRTLQRYEERESPEKPLAFPPELRNRIFKSCDLNHLVEDRMNLWEDAVLFRKQLQKDVQSFRYLQRANVTLDPDTAHPELILSEDRKSLSRGDKPQALPNNPQRFSHEINVLGSQGFTAGRHFWEVTVESGELWGLGVARKSVRRKGSFSIFPEEGIWAVRKLGGKYFACKSPYYSLLSLSEKPRRIRVTLDYEGGRVSFSDADSGAELYTFSGASFSAETLLPFFSLRGNKTDLSIS; from the exons ATGGCTGCTGCAGGGGGTCACATCCAGCGTCTCCGTGATGAAGCCACTTGCTCCATCTGCCTGGATTACTTCAAGGATCCAGtcaccatcccagagtgtgggcacaacttctgccgatcCTGCTTGATCCTGTTCTGGGGGGAATCGGAGgcagaggcttcctgccctcagtGCAGAAAAacagtccagagaaggagcctcatcCCCAACAGGCAACTGGCAAACTTCGTAGAAATAGCCCAGAATCTCGGccttcaagagggaaaggaggaaggagggaaaggaggagtctgcgaggatcaccaggagcccctgaagctcttttgcaaggaggatgaagcccccatctgcctGGTGTGTGACAAATCAAAGGAACATGAAAATCACAAGGTGATTCCTCTGAAGGAGGCTTTTGAGGAATACAAG GCAGAGATCTGTAGCCGCCTGAAGAttctgaggaaagagagagaggaaattctgGCCCATCAAGCAGccctggacaaggaaagcaaagacctcctt aaattaacagaaacggagaggctgaagactgcgGAGAAGTTCAGagaactgcgccagttcctggaagaacaaGAGAAACGTCTGCTgactcatgtggaagaggtggagaaggagattgcagggaaaAGGGATGAGCAACTGGCCAGACTctccaggaaactctcctctcttgagaggatcatccaggagatggaggagaagcgtcagcagccagcgagtgaactcctGCAG GATGTGAGAAGGACCTTGCAGAG GTATGAGGAAAGAGAGAGTCCAGAGAAGCCACTGGCTTTCCCTCCAGAGCTGAGGAACAGGATCTTCAAATCCTGTGATCTAAATCACCTTGTGGAGGATAGAATGAATCTATGGGAAG ATGCTGTGTTATTCAGAAAGCAGCTTCAGAAAG ATGTTCAGTCATTCAGATATCTTCAGAGAG CAAATGTCACTCTGGATCCAGACACAGCCCATCCTGAACTCATCCTGTCCGAGGATCGGAAAAGCCTGAGTAGGGGAGACAAACCTCAAGCCCTGCCCAACAATCCTCAGAGATTTAGCCACGAGATTAATGTGTTGGGAAGTCAGGGATTCACAGcaggcagacatttctgggaagtcacTGTGGAAAGTGGGGAATTGTGGGGTTTGGGGGTCGCCAGGAAGTCTGTGAGGAGAAAGGGCAGCTTCTCCATATTCCCTGAGGAGGGGATCTGGGCTGTGCGGAAGTTGGGAGGGAAGTACTTTGCCTGCAAATCCCCTTATTACTCTCTTTTGTCTCTGAGTGAGAAGCCCAGGAGGATCCGGGTGACTCTGGACTATGAAGGGGGACGTGTGTCTTTTTCTGACGCTGACTCAGGAGCCGAACTCTACACGTTCTCAGGAGCCTCGTTCTCTGCAGagaccctcctccctttcttttctctgagGGGAAATAAAACTGACCTCAGTATCTCCTGA